One window from the genome of Gloeocapsa sp. DLM2.Bin57 encodes:
- a CDS encoding DUF4926 domain-containing protein — MPKFNLKKGSVGVIVEHYSMSQGEDGYSVEGLIEQDTVEVTEPQIKLLKVEQTSEKATFFN; from the coding sequence ATCCCTAAGTTTAATCTCAAAAAAGGTAGCGTTGGGGTAATTGTTGAACATTATTCCATGTCTCAAGGAGAAGATGGATACAGTGTCGAAGGTTTAATTGAGCAAGATACCGTAGAAGTTACTGAGCCTCAAATTAAATTACTTAAGGTTGAACAAACATCAGAAAAAGCCACATTTTTTAATTAA